The Rhizobium viscosum genomic sequence CGGCCACTTCGTGCCGCTGCTCGGCGACGGGCGGGCGATCCTGCTCGGCGAAGTGATCGACCGCAGCGGCCAGCGCCGCGACATTCAGCTCAAGGGCGCGGGACAGACGCCCTTTTCCCGGCGAGGTGACGGACGGGCAGCTCTCGGCCCGGTGCTGCGTGAATATATCATCAGCGAGGCGATGTTTGCGCTCGGCATTCCGGCCACACGGGCGCTCGCGGCTGTGCTGACCGGCGAAGGCGTCAGGCGCGAGGACGTCTTGCCGGGCGCCGTCTTTACTCGCGTGGCGGCAAGCCATATCCGCGTCGGCACCTTCCAGTATCTCGCCGCGTCAGGCGACGAGGACGGCATCAAGGCACTCGCCGATCATGTGATCGAACGGCACTATCCCGAGCTGAAGACAGCGGAGCCCCCCTATCTAGCCCTTTACGAGGCAGTCTGCGACCGGCAAGCGGCGCTGATCGCCCGCTGGCTGCAGGTGGGCTTCATCCACGGGGTGATGAACACCGACAATATGACGATCTCGGGCGAGACGATCGATTTCGGTCCCTGTGCCTTCATGGATATCTACGATCCGATGAAGGTCTTCTCGTCGATCGACCAGCACGGGCGCTATGCCTATGCCAATCAGCCGGGCATCGGGCAATGGAACCTGGCGCGGCTCGGCGAAGCGCTGCTGCCGCTGATCGATGCCGACAAAGACAAGGCGATCGAGCATGCCAACGCCATCATCAAGGCCTATGGCGAACGTTTCCACGCCTATTGGCTGCAAGGCATGCGCGGCAAGATCGGCCTGACTTCAACCGAAGACGGCGATCTGGAACTCATCCAGTCGTTGCTGGCGCTGATGCAGGCTGAGGGCGCGGATTTTACGCTGACTTTCCGGCGGCTGTCGGCTGTTGCAGGCGACGAGGCGGCTGAGGCCATATTCGCATCGACCTTCCGCGAACCGGCTGCCACCGCCGAGTGGCTGGCGCGCTGGCGCGAGCGGCTTTCGCGCGATCCGCAGACGCCCAGTGATCGGGCTGTCGCGATGAAGCAGGTCAACCCGGCCTTCATTCCGCGCAACCATCGGGTCGAGCAGGCGATCGAGGCGGCGGTTCAGGACGGCGATTTCTCGTTGTTCGAGGCGCTGCTGACTGTGCTTTCGAACCCCTATGACGAGCAGCCGGCATTTGCGGCCTATATGGACCCGCCGAAGCCCGAAGAGCGGGTGCTCCAGACCTTCTGCGGAACCTGATTTCAGACAAGTCGATATCAACTGGGTCATACTAAAGGGAGATAATGATGACTGATCTTCTCGATATTCCGGTCAAGACCGTTCAGGGCCGCGAGACGACGCTCAACGAATATCGCGGCCAGGTGCTGCTCATCGTCAACGTCGCCTCCAAATGCGGCCTGACGGTGCAATATGAAGGGCTTGAAAAGCTCTATGCCGACAAGCGCGAGAGGGGCTTCGTCATCGCCGGCTTCCCGGCCAATGACTTCAAGGGCCAGGAGCCGGGCACGGACGCGGAAATCCTGGATTTCTGCACCAGCACCTTCGGCGTCGATTTCCCGATGTTCTCGAAGATTTCCGTCAAGGGACCGGACAAGCACCCGCTCTACAAGAATCTGACCGGCTCCGATGTGGAAACGACAGGCGAAGGACCGATGCGCGAACGGCTTAAGGGCGCCGGTCTCGCCTCCGACGACAACGAAGTGCTCTGGAACTTCGAGAAATTCCTCGTCGGCCGCAACGGCAAGGTCGTTGCCCGTTTCGCCCCTGACGTGACGGCGGACGATAACCGCCTCGTCTCGGCGATCGACCGCGAGCTTGCAAAAGCCTGACACGACGACCGCAGCCGCTGCCAATTGTGGCGGTTGAAAGGTAAGCCTCCCGCTCTATCTGCCTGATCGGCGTATGTTTTTCGCCATCCTCCGATCCGGCTAACCAGCGGGAGACTGCCTTATGGCAATCGTCATTACCTCCATCCTTTTCATCATTTTCGGACTGGCGCTAGGCGCCGGCGGGCTCTGGCTCGTCACGCTTGGCGGCAGCGTCTTCTATCTCTTCGCGGGGTTGATGTTCCTGCTGACGGCAGGCCTGCTTCTCATGCGCAAGGCGGTGGCGCTCTGGGTCTATGCGGTGCTCGTGGTCGTTGCACTCGCCTGGGCGATCTGGGAGGTGGGGTTCGACTGGTGGCAGCTCGGTCCGCGCGGCGGCCTCATCATCCTCTTCGGGATCTGGCTGCTGACGCCGTGGATCCGCCGGCCGCTCGGCTTTCGCAGCCCGACCGGTACCTATTACGGCGCCAATCCCTGGCCGCTCGCCATTCCTGTGATCGCCGCCATCATCGTCGCCCTCTATTCGATGACGACGGATCCGCATGACCTCGCGGGCGATCTGCCGATACAGACTGTTGCCACAACGCCCGCCTTCGGCGGCAATGTGCCCGATGGCGAATGGCACCAATATGGCCGCACGCCCTACGGCCAGCGCTATTCGCCGCTGGACCAGATCACCGTACAGAATGTCTCCAGCCTGAAAGAGGCGTGGCGCTACCAGACCGGCGACGTGAAGCGGCCTGACGATGTCGGGGAAACGACCTATCAGGTGACGCCACTGAAGGTGGGCGACACGCTCTATCTCTGCACGCCGCACAACTGGGCGATTGCGCTCGATGCCAGGAACGGCCAGCAGAAATGGAAATACGACGCCAATTCCGGCATGAACCCGGACCGGCAGCACCAGACCTGCCGCGGTGTGACCTATTACAGCGATGAAGCGATACCTGCCGGCCAGCCCTGCAAGGAGCGCGTCTACCTGCCGACTTCGGATGCACGGCTGATCGCGCTCGATGCGACCAACGGGCAGATCTGCACGGGCTTTGCGGAACAGGGCGTGCTGCATCTCCAGACCGGCATGCAATACAATCCGGCCGGTTACTACTATTCCACCTCGCCGCCGGTCGCCGTCGCGGGCAAGATCATCATCGGCGGGGCGGTCAACGATAATTATTCGACGAAAGAACAGTCCGGCGTCATCCGCGCCTATGACATCAACAGCGGTGCGCTGATCTGGAACTGGGACTCCGGCAATCCGGACCAGACGACGCCGCTGCCCGAGGGACAGCACTACACGACGAATTCGCCGAACAGCTGGTCGGTCTTCAGCGTCGATGACCAGCTCGGCATGGTCTATATCCCGCTTGGCAACCAGGTGCCGGACCAGCTCGGTATGAACCGCAGCGCCGATGTCGAGAAGTTCTCTTCTTCCGTCGTGGCGCTCGACATCAACACCGGCCAGCTGCGCTGGGTGCAGCAATTCGTCCACCATGATCTCTGGGACATGGACGTACCTGCCCAACCAGTGCTGCTTGATCTGACGAAACAGGACGGATCAGTGGTGCCGGCGCTGGTGGCACCCACCAAGCAAGGCGACATCTACGTGCTCGACCGGCGCACCGGCCAGCCGATCATTCCCTTCAAGGAAATTCCGGCGCCTGATGGCGCTATCCCGGAGGATCACACGGCGCCGACGCAGCCAATCTCCGATCTC encodes the following:
- a CDS encoding glutathione peroxidase, whose protein sequence is MMTDLLDIPVKTVQGRETTLNEYRGQVLLIVNVASKCGLTVQYEGLEKLYADKRERGFVIAGFPANDFKGQEPGTDAEILDFCTSTFGVDFPMFSKISVKGPDKHPLYKNLTGSDVETTGEGPMRERLKGAGLASDDNEVLWNFEKFLVGRNGKVVARFAPDVTADDNRLVSAIDRELAKA
- a CDS encoding glucose/quinate/shikimate family membrane-bound PQQ-dependent dehydrogenase, encoding MAIVITSILFIIFGLALGAGGLWLVTLGGSVFYLFAGLMFLLTAGLLLMRKAVALWVYAVLVVVALAWAIWEVGFDWWQLGPRGGLIILFGIWLLTPWIRRPLGFRSPTGTYYGANPWPLAIPVIAAIIVALYSMTTDPHDLAGDLPIQTVATTPAFGGNVPDGEWHQYGRTPYGQRYSPLDQITVQNVSSLKEAWRYQTGDVKRPDDVGETTYQVTPLKVGDTLYLCTPHNWAIALDARNGQQKWKYDANSGMNPDRQHQTCRGVTYYSDEAIPAGQPCKERVYLPTSDARLIALDATNGQICTGFAEQGVLHLQTGMQYNPAGYYYSTSPPVAVAGKIIIGGAVNDNYSTKEQSGVIRAYDINSGALIWNWDSGNPDQTTPLPEGQHYTTNSPNSWSVFSVDDQLGMVYIPLGNQVPDQLGMNRSADVEKFSSSVVALDINTGQLRWVQQFVHHDLWDMDVPAQPVLLDLTKQDGSVVPALVAPTKQGDIYVLDRRTGQPIIPFKEIPAPDGAIPEDHTAPTQPISDLTFSPEPLQEKDMWGVSLFDQLACRIDFHRLKYEGRYTPPSLQGTIVYPGNFGTFNWGSVAVDPERQVMFGMPTYLAFTSRLVPAADIPPRGQDEKGSEQGLNRDDGAPYGVFMGPFLGPLQIPCQAPPWGYVAGVDLRTGRIAYMHKNGTVHDMTPLPLPFKVGVPGIGGPMVTKGGVAFLGAAVDNYLRAYDVTNGRQLWEARLPAGGQATPMTYTTDDNKQYIVMVAGGHGSVGTKPGDYVIAYTLP
- a CDS encoding protein adenylyltransferase SelO translates to MTSALQKKRPDTAFGFDNSYVRLPQNFFALQAPTQVAEPWLIKLNEPLAKELGLDVDILKRDGAAIFSGNLVPKGAEPLAMAYAGHQFGHFVPLLGDGRAILLGEVIDRSGQRRDIQLKGAGQTPFSRRGDGRAALGPVLREYIISEAMFALGIPATRALAAVLTGEGVRREDVLPGAVFTRVAASHIRVGTFQYLAASGDEDGIKALADHVIERHYPELKTAEPPYLALYEAVCDRQAALIARWLQVGFIHGVMNTDNMTISGETIDFGPCAFMDIYDPMKVFSSIDQHGRYAYANQPGIGQWNLARLGEALLPLIDADKDKAIEHANAIIKAYGERFHAYWLQGMRGKIGLTSTEDGDLELIQSLLALMQAEGADFTLTFRRLSAVAGDEAAEAIFASTFREPAATAEWLARWRERLSRDPQTPSDRAVAMKQVNPAFIPRNHRVEQAIEAAVQDGDFSLFEALLTVLSNPYDEQPAFAAYMDPPKPEERVLQTFCGT